A segment of the Curtobacterium sp. MCSS17_007 genome:
GCGCGTCGGACGCCGAGCGGGCGGAGCACGTCGTGGGAACTCGTCGAGCGTGACCGATCGGACCCGCTCGGCGGGTGACCCGGACCGACGACGGACGGGAGGCGCGGTGCCAGCTGGCACCGCGCCTCCCGTCCGTCTGGGTGGTGGCGGCTAGATCGAGAAGCCGAGCGCGCGCATCATCTCGCGCCCGTCGTCCGTGATCCGCTCCGGACCCCACGGCGGCATCCAGACCCAGTTGATGCGGAACGCGTCGACGATGCCGTCCAGCGCGTTGGCGGTGTCACCCTCGATGACGTCGGTCAGCGGGCATCCCGCGCTCGTCAGCGTCATGCTGATCACGAGCGCGTTCGCTTCGTCG
Coding sequences within it:
- a CDS encoding metal-sulfur cluster assembly factor gives rise to the protein MITALSPEKFDEVVEGLKEVQDPELGVNIVDLGLIYDLAMDDEANALVISMTLTSAGCPLTDVIEGDTANALDGIVDAFRINWVWMPPWGPERITDDGREMMRALGFSI